In one Nicotiana tomentosiformis chromosome 6, ASM39032v3, whole genome shotgun sequence genomic region, the following are encoded:
- the LOC138894204 gene encoding uncharacterized protein codes for MTKLKQALSGALNNANRRDPIPPGILASQTTQRVDDNTPRGKVGSDRAGGSRSGLNNENDQFKNELLRFMRKVSACMDQILGAPPVLKGPDSKKYTQLPYKPSVVPELIPKRFKMPEVPKYDGTSDPHEHITTYTMTKERMLLPAVLDEWAAEAFTKGLNPRSLDASRKLKESLLNFQAKLGQMSTTGDCRHLRKEVATLLKNGQLREFLSDRAKNNYGRNRDNTEPSKEGEEPPRQTINMIFGGNEINGVTFLATKKTKVSITHSKRLWEDDITFTEEDVDRLLLPHNDALVISLNMLDFKIKTVLVDPRSSANIVQWRVLEQAKLTGSIILTTKLLAEFNLASVTTRGEILLLMNAEGVMKTTLFEVVDGDMGYNIILGRPWLHEMKVIPSTYHKLLKFSMPEGIKQIRGDQPAAREMNAISVSNSKGKEHTT; via the exons atgacgaaGCTGAAGCAGGCGCTATCGGGGGCTttgaataatgcaaacagacgagatccaattcctcccggCATTCTCGCAAGCCAAACAACACAGAGAGTCGACGACAATACTCCCAGGGGTAAAGTTGGCTCCGACAGGGCTGGGGGGAGCAGATCCGGTCTCAACAACGAGAACGACcagttcaagaatgaacttttacggtttatgaggAAAGTAAGCGCCTGCATGGACCAAATTCTAGGcgcgccaccagtattgaaaggcccagactcgaagaagtatactcaattgccgTACAAGCCGAGTGTGGTACCAGAACTAATCCCGAAGCgattcaaaatgcctgaagtgccaaaatatgacgggacttcagacccacatgagcatattaccacctacacaatgaCG aaagaaagaatgttgctcccagCTGTCctagatgaatgggcagctgaagcattcaccaaaggattgaatccgagaagcTTAGATgcttcccggaagctgaaggagagcctgcttAATTTTCAAGCTaaacttgggcagatgtccacaaccg GGGATTGCCGACACCTTCGGAAAGAGgtggcaacactattgaagaaCGGTCagctcagagaattcttgagtgaccgagctaagaacaattatggtcgtaataGAGACAACACGGAACCTTCGAAAGAAGGAGAAGAACCCCCACGTCAgacgatcaatatgatcttcggagggaatgagattaatgGGGTCACCTTTTTGGCAACGaagaagacgaaagtatcaataactcatagtaaaagactctgggaagacgatatcactttcacggaggaggacgtAGATCGATTGCTGTTGccacacaacgatgcactggtaatttctttaaatatgtTGGATTTTAAGATTAAAACCGTTTTAGTGGATCCACGAAGTTCGGCTAATATtgtacaatggagagtattggagcaagctaaactcaccggaagcattattctgacaacaaagctcctcgctgaattcaaccttgcgagcgtgacgACCCGAGGAGAGATTTTGTTGCTCATgaacgctgaaggagtaatgaaaacaactctcttcgaagtagtagatggtgacatgggatacaatatcatcctgggaaggccatggttacatgAGATGAAAGTTATACcctcaacatatcacaaattgctaAAGTTTTCAatgcccgaaggaatcaagcagataagaggtgatcaaccggcagcaagagagatgaatgcaatttcggtttccaatagcaaagggaaggagcacacgacatag